CGAGGACGATCGAGAGGAAGCGGCCGACGCCATCCAGGAACGCGGGCATCCCGGGCGACGCCGTCACGAGACGGTCGATCGTCAACGTCTCCGGCACCTGGAAGGCGCCGCGGGCGAGGCCGGCGCGGAGCGCGACGAAGGCCGCCGCGAAAAGGAGGAGGTTGGCCGCCGGCCCCGCCGCCGACATGAGCGCGGCCCGGTGAGGGTGGCGCTCTTCCCAATGGCGGTCGTACGGAGCGCTCGCCCACCCCATCATCCAGTGCGCCTGCCAGTACGTGAGGAGCGGAACGAGGATCGTCCCGATCGGCTCGCGGCGGATGTGCGGCCACGGGCTGAGCGAGACCTGGCCCGAGTGGTAGGCGGTGTCGTCCCCGCCTCGGTGCGCGGCCCAGGCGTGCGCCGCCTCATGACAGGTCAATGAGAGTAGAAAAGCCGCGTACCAGACGGGCAGAAGGGCGAGGGCGGACGCGTCCACGGACGAAAAACCTACCACGGACGGGAAGGGCCGCCGCCCCCCGGGAGCCTATATTGGCCCCATGCGGGCGGTGCCGCGAAAGCTCTCGGAGATGCGTTGGGGGGACCTGGCGGACGTGATCTGCGACGCCCGGAGGAGCGCGCCCGTCCGCGTCGAGGCGGAGCGTCTGCTGCGCCAGCGATGCGCCGGACTCGCCCTCGGTGCACGCGTCACGCTGGCCCGCCGCCCGAGCACGGCGATCGTCGCGATCCTTCGAGACGATCCCGATCCCGCGGTTCTTTCGGCTCTGGCCGGCAACCCCCGGGCCACCGCGGCCGACCTTTCGAAGATCGTCGCGCGGAACGACGCTCCGCCCGAGTTCCTGGCTCACCTCGCGGCGTCGCCATGGCGCGAGCGCCGTGACCTGCTGACGTCGATCGTCCGCCACGCACAAACCCCCCGCGCCGTCGCGCTCGGGCTCCTGCGCGGGATGACCCTCGAGGAGGTCAGCGCTCTGGCGCACGATCCCGGGGTGCCGCGCCTCGTGCGCACCGCGTGCGAGCGGCGGTCACGCGCATGAGGCGCTCGGTTGACACCGGTTCGAGCGGCTTCCTACAATCGCGCCCGGACCGCCGTAGATCCGACGCTCGGGGGCCGTGCGCCTTCGCCCCGTGGAATGGCCATGTCTTCCTTCGGTGAAAGCCTCAGACGCGAGCGGGAACTGCGCCAGATTTCCCTCCGGGAGATCGCCGAGGCGACCAAGATCAATCTCCGCTACCTCGAGGCGTTGGAACGGAACGACTTCCGTCATCTGCCAGGCGGCGTCTTCAACAAGGGTTTCGTGAAGGCTTACGCGCAGTTCATCGGCGTGGACCCGGACGCGATGACGACGGCGTACCTCGCCGAGGAGCAGCGGCAGCTCGCGGACGCGGGAAAGACCGCGCCGGCCGAGGCGCAGTCCGACCGCCTCGAGGCGACGGGCCCGGTGCCGTCGCGCCTGTGGCTCGTCGTCGTCATCGTCCTCCTCGTCCTCCTCCTCATGGGGGCCGGCCTCACCGCGCTCGGCTACGGCCCGTTGGCCTCCAAGTTCAAGGCGATCCGCTCGGCGATCCTCGTCGAAGACGCCGATGGCGCACGCTCGTGAGCCAGGCCCCGGGACACATCGCGATCCTCGACAGGATCCTGTCCGGCTCGGCGCCGCTCCCCGTCCGGTCTGCGGCGGCTCGCGGCGCCTTGCCGCTGCCGCGGGCGGTCCTCACGCGGCTGTACCTCCACCTGCGGTCCGACGGGGACGAGGCGGTGCGCAACGATGCGGAGACGAGCCTCTCGCAGCTCACGGCGCCTCAGATCGTCGAGATCCTCAACGACCCAGGCTGCGACGCGGTCGTGCTGGAGCACTTCGCCCCGGGCGGCGCTCGCGACGAGGCGATCGCCGAGCGCATCGCGTTCCACCCGAACGCGAGCGCCGCCGCGCTCACGACCTTGGCGTCCGAGGGAAGCGCGGCGGTGATCGACCTCGTCCTCACGAATCAGGAGCGGCTCCTCACGATCCCCGGTCTCGTCGACCGGCTCTCCGTGAACCCCGCGCTCCGGAACGACCAGCGAGGCAAGCTCCTCGACCTCATCGACCGGTTCTTCCAGAAGAAGCTGGAGGCGGCGGCGCCTGCGGGCGACGAGATCGATGCCACCTCCGAGGAAGCCGAAGCGGCCCAGGTCGCGAAGATGCTCGAGCTCGACGTCGGCGAGCTCTTCGCGGCGAGCGAGATCATGGACGGCGAGGAGTTCGCGCAGTCGGAGGATCTCGTCGTGCGGAGCGCGTACAAGCGCATCCTCACCCTGAACGTCGCGCGGAAGGCGATCCTCGCGATGAAGGGCGGCCGCGAGGAGCGCTTGATCCTCGTTCGCGACTCGAACAAGATGGTCTCGCTCTCGGTGCTCAAGAACCCCCGGATCTCGGAGGGCGAAGTCGAGGCGATCGCGGGGATGCGCAACGTCTCGGACGAAGTCCTCAGAAACGTGGGTATCAACCGCGAATGGGCGGCGAACTACGTCGTCGCCGTGAATCTCGTCAGGAACCCGCGCACGCCGCCGTCGATCTCGACGAACTTCGTGTCGCGTCTCAACAACAAGGACCTCAAGATGATCTCCGGCGACCGCAACGTCCCCGAGATCATCCGGAAGATGACGAAGCGGACCCTCGAGCTGCGGACGCAGAAGTCCGCCGCTTCGTTTCGAAAGAAATAGAATGGGGATCGACGATGCGGCTTCTTCGAGAAGTCCGGAACTTGATGGGGAGCTATCACGTCAAGTCCGGCATCTATCATTACTACCGGAACGAGTTCAAGCAGGCCGTCGACTTCTTCACGAAGGCGCTCAAGGACGAGCCGACGCTCGGCGAGAGCGATCGGCGCGCCGCCCGGTATTACCTCACCCAGACGTTCATCCAGTCCGCGGAGAAGCTCGCGCAGGGCGGTGATCTCGAGGGTGCCGCGCGCGACTACGTCCGCGCCACCGAGGTCAGCCCCGAGTTCCCGGACATCCGCTACAGCCTCGGCCGCACGTACGAGGCGCTCGGACGGACGGACGACGCCATCGACGAGTACCGCCGCGCGATCGCGAGCAACGGCAACTACGACCATGCGCGCACCGCTCTCGCCTTCTGCCTGCTCCGAGCCGGCCGGGACGAACAGGCGGCCGACGCGTTCGCGGAGGTGCTGTCCCTCCGGCTGCGCCGCTTGAACGACCCGTACGAGAAGGGCCTGCAGCGCCTGCGCGAGGGCATGTCCACCGAGGCCGAGGAGTTCTTCCGCGAGGCATTCCTCTCCGCCCCGAACAAGTTCGAAGGGCACTATCGCGCCGCGCTCAAGGCGCTCAAGGCCGAGAGCTTCGAGAAGGCGCTCGAAGATCTCGACGAAGCGATCGCGCTCGGACCG
The Candidatus Polarisedimenticolaceae bacterium DNA segment above includes these coding regions:
- a CDS encoding site-2 protease family protein: MDASALALLPVWYAAFLLSLTCHEAAHAWAAHRGGDDTAYHSGQVSLSPWPHIRREPIGTILVPLLTYWQAHWMMGWASAPYDRHWEERHPHRAALMSAAGPAANLLLFAAAFVALRAGLARGAFQVPETLTIDRLVTASPGMPAFLDGVGRFLSIVLGLNLILAVFNLLPVPPLDGISVLAGLVAPVRAAYVKISEIPGISIVGLIIAWRVSPYVVQPLLRAAVMALIPG
- a CDS encoding helix-turn-helix transcriptional regulator — protein: MSSFGESLRRERELRQISLREIAEATKINLRYLEALERNDFRHLPGGVFNKGFVKAYAQFIGVDPDAMTTAYLAEEQRQLADAGKTAPAEAQSDRLEATGPVPSRLWLVVVIVLLVLLLMGAGLTALGYGPLASKFKAIRSAILVEDADGARS
- a CDS encoding tetratricopeptide repeat protein, which codes for MRLLREVRNLMGSYHVKSGIYHYYRNEFKQAVDFFTKALKDEPTLGESDRRAARYYLTQTFIQSAEKLAQGGDLEGAARDYVRATEVSPEFPDIRYSLGRTYEALGRTDDAIDEYRRAIASNGNYDHARTALAFCLLRAGRDEQAADAFAEVLSLRLRRLNDPYEKGLQRLREGMSTEAEEFFREAFLSAPNKFEGHYRAALKALKAESFEKALEDLDEAIALGPKYGDLHNFRGVALAELGRVDEAIAAFRRAIALNPDFVFAKLNLAFAHLRAGQFKDAENVLESVLLQDPTQSVASAKLEELRTGKVVDTRRAGTRGTAR